From Gemmatimonadota bacterium:
GACGCGGACGCGGGTCCGGCCGCCGACCTTCCCGATCCCGACGCGCCCGCGGCGTTGCCGGACGGCGCGCTGCGCGCGCTGGGGCACGGACCCGAGCAGTCCGCGCAGCCCGTGGAGCCGACCCCGGGGAAGCCGGGCGCGGAGAAGTAGGGACGGCGCCCTTCCGCTCCGAACGGTCCGTCAGCGGTCGGGGTCGGAGCGGGGCTCCTCGTCACGCGCCGTGGACGTGGTGTCGTCGGGGTCGGCGACCTTGTAGAGCATCTCCCCGTCCCGGATGAACCCGAAGCGCTCGCGCGCGATGCGCTCGAGCACGGCCGGATCGTTGTTCAGCGAATCCGCCCACGCCTGCAGCGAATCCGTCACCTGGCGCAGGCGCGCCAGCTCGGCCTCGGCGGCTTCGATGTCCTTCCGGGCCCGCCGCAGGTCGAAGATCGTGTACTCCCCACCGAACACGACGAAGTACAGCGCGATCCCGAAGACGGCCGGAAGGACGAACCGGCCCCACCGGCGCGGCGCGGTCGCGGGCTCCGGGCGGCGGCTCATCCCCACAGACCGCGACCGGGGTAGCGCGCGGCGGCGCCCAGCTCCTCCTCGATGCGGAGCAGCTGGTTGTACTTGGCGACCCGGTCCGTGCGGCTCGCGCTACCCGTCTTGATCTGTCCCGCACCGGTGGCCACGGCCAGGTCCGCGATGAACGTGTCCTCGGTCTCGCCGGACCGGTGCGAGATGACGGAGCGGTACCCATGCCGCTCGCCGAGCGCGATCGCATCCAGGGTCTCGGTGAGCGTCCCGATCTGGTTCACCTTGATCAGGATCGCGTTGCCGACTCCCTGGTCGATCCCCTGCTGCAGACGCTCGGCGTTCGTGACGAACAGATCGTCTCCCACGAGCTGACA
This genomic window contains:
- a CDS encoding septum formation initiator family protein — encoded protein: MSRRPEPATAPRRWGRFVLPAVFGIALYFVVFGGEYTIFDLRRARKDIEAAEAELARLRQVTDSLQAWADSLNNDPAVLERIARERFGFIRDGEMLYKVADPDDTTSTARDEEPRSDPDR